In a single window of the Bacillus clarus genome:
- a CDS encoding dipeptidase: MKVFDAHCDVLWKLWSAKGTKSFQNDSELHITLEQLKERKGSIQCFAIYVPETVAYEDRFEIALTMIDIFHQEILSLPGIKFIQTKEDIQKLGQDEVGALLTLEGCEAIGKEMMKLRLFYRLGVRSFGLTWNYANLLADGALETRGAGLTAFGKQIVEEFNRLRLWTDVSHLNERSFWDVIEIAQNPIASHSNCNQLCQHPRNLNDEQIKELIKRDSIIGITFVPQFLTNRKEATIADILRHVEHVCSLGGERNIGFGSDFDGIPKAVVKVEAYRDYEYIINELCKKYSETTVERFLYHNFVERITF, from the coding sequence ATGAAGGTTTTTGATGCACATTGCGATGTATTATGGAAATTATGGAGTGCAAAGGGAACAAAAAGCTTTCAAAATGATTCAGAATTACATATTACGTTGGAGCAATTAAAGGAAAGAAAAGGCAGTATACAATGTTTTGCGATATATGTACCAGAAACAGTAGCCTATGAAGATCGTTTTGAAATAGCTTTAACAATGATAGATATATTTCATCAGGAAATTTTATCGTTACCAGGAATAAAATTTATTCAAACAAAAGAGGATATACAAAAATTAGGGCAGGATGAAGTTGGAGCGTTATTAACATTAGAAGGATGCGAAGCAATTGGCAAAGAGATGATGAAATTGCGTTTGTTTTATCGTTTAGGTGTTCGTTCCTTTGGATTAACATGGAACTATGCAAATTTATTGGCTGACGGTGCGCTAGAGACGAGAGGGGCAGGGCTAACTGCCTTTGGTAAACAAATTGTTGAAGAATTTAATAGATTGCGTTTATGGACGGATGTATCACATTTAAACGAGCGAAGTTTTTGGGATGTTATAGAAATTGCCCAAAACCCAATTGCTTCACATTCAAATTGTAATCAACTTTGCCAACATCCACGCAACTTAAATGATGAGCAAATAAAGGAACTTATAAAGCGAGATAGTATTATTGGTATTACTTTTGTACCTCAATTTTTAACGAACCGTAAGGAAGCAACGATAGCAGATATATTACGTCATGTAGAACATGTTTGTTCGTTAGGTGGAGAAAGAAATATTGGATTTGGTTCGGATTTTGATGGTATTCCAAAAGCGGTTGTAAAAGTAGAAGCATATAGAGATTATGAATACATTATTAACGAACTTTGTAAAAAGTATAGTGAAACAACTGTAGAGCGG
- the spoVS gene encoding stage V sporulation protein SpoVS: protein MEILKVKATSVPNSVAGALAGVIRERGTAEIQAIGAGALNQAVKAVAIARGFVAPSGLDLICIPAFTDIMIDGEERTAIKLIVEPR from the coding sequence ATGGAAATATTAAAAGTTAAAGCAACTTCGGTCCCTAACTCTGTAGCTGGTGCACTTGCTGGTGTTATTCGCGAACGCGGAACAGCAGAAATTCAAGCTATTGGTGCAGGTGCATTGAACCAAGCGGTAAAGGCAGTAGCAATTGCAAGAGGATTTGTAGCGCCTAGTGGTTTGGATTTGATTTGTATTCCAGCTTTTACAGACATTATGATTGATGGTGAAGAACGTACAGCGATAAAATTAATTGTAGAACCTCGTTAA
- a CDS encoding TIGR00282 family metallophosphoesterase, which produces MRILFVGDVVGSPGRGMIQQYVPALKKKYTPTVTIINGENAAGGRGITEKIYRNFLECGAQAVTLGNHAWDNREVFEFIDDAKYLARPANFPEGTPGKGLIFVNCNGTEVAVINLQGRTFLPPIDCPFRKVDELINIAKKRTNIIFVDFHAETTSEKQALGWYVDGRATAVVGTHTHVPTADNRILPSGTAYITDVGMTGPYDGILGMDREAVLKKFLTNLPVRFEVTNGRTQLSAVLIDVDPNTGKAKKIERILINDDQPFFE; this is translated from the coding sequence ATGAGAATATTATTCGTTGGGGATGTAGTAGGATCTCCTGGCAGAGGTATGATTCAACAATACGTACCAGCACTAAAGAAAAAATATACACCTACCGTAACAATCATTAATGGAGAAAATGCAGCAGGTGGCCGTGGTATTACAGAAAAAATATACCGAAACTTTTTAGAGTGTGGGGCACAAGCGGTTACGCTTGGAAACCATGCTTGGGATAATCGTGAAGTATTTGAATTTATTGATGATGCAAAATATCTTGCAAGACCAGCTAATTTCCCAGAAGGAACTCCAGGAAAAGGACTTATTTTTGTAAATTGTAACGGGACAGAAGTTGCGGTCATTAATTTACAAGGACGCACATTCCTTCCACCAATCGATTGTCCATTCCGTAAAGTAGATGAATTAATTAATATTGCGAAAAAGCGTACGAATATTATCTTTGTTGATTTCCATGCTGAAACCACAAGTGAAAAGCAAGCGCTAGGTTGGTATGTAGATGGTCGTGCCACAGCAGTGGTAGGAACACATACGCATGTTCCAACAGCGGATAATCGTATTTTACCAAGTGGAACAGCTTATATTACAGACGTAGGTATGACAGGGCCATATGATGGGATTTTAGGTATGGATCGCGAAGCTGTATTGAAAAAGTTTTTAACAAATTTACCAGTACGTTTTGAAGTAACGAATGGTAGAACACAGTTAAGTGCAGTGCTTATTGATGTAGATCCTAATACGGGTAAAGCTAAAAAAATTGAGCGCATTTTAATCAATGACGATCAGCCATTTTTTGAGTAA
- the rny gene encoding ribonuclease Y, which produces MSSTVWILISILLATVGAVVGFFVRKSIAEAKINGAANEARRILDEANREAEALKKEALLEAKDEIHTLRTEAELEIRDRRSELQKQENRLMQKEENLDRKDETLDKRERMLEKKEESLVARQQQIEELESKVGELVQKQQTELERISNLTREQAKAIILGKVESEISHEIAVMVKESEVRAKEEADKKAKEILSLAMQRCAADHVAETTVSVVNLPNDEMKGRIIGREGRNIRTLETLTGIDLIIDDTPEAVILSGFDPIRRETARIALDKLVQDGRIHPARIEEMVEKSRREVDEYIREVGEQTTFEVGVHGLHPDLIKILGRLKYRTSYGQNVLKHSMEVAYLTGLMAAELGEDEKLARRAGLLHDIGKAIDHEVEGSHVEIGVELATKYKEHPVVINSIASHHGDTEPTSIIAVLVAAADALSAARPGARSETLENYIRRLEKLEEISESYEGVEKSFAIQAGREVRILVKPDTIDDLEAHRLARDIRKRIENELDYPGHIKVTVIRETRAVEYAK; this is translated from the coding sequence ATGAGTAGTACAGTTTGGATACTCATCTCCATTTTGCTTGCAACAGTCGGTGCAGTTGTTGGCTTTTTTGTTCGAAAGTCTATTGCAGAAGCGAAGATTAATGGTGCGGCTAATGAAGCGAGACGTATTTTAGACGAAGCGAATCGTGAGGCTGAAGCACTTAAGAAAGAAGCGCTTTTAGAAGCAAAGGATGAAATTCATACACTTCGTACAGAAGCTGAATTAGAAATTCGTGACCGTAGAAGCGAATTACAAAAACAAGAAAATCGTTTAATGCAAAAAGAAGAGAACCTTGATCGTAAAGACGAAACGCTCGATAAACGCGAGCGCATGTTAGAAAAGAAAGAGGAATCTCTTGTTGCGAGACAACAGCAGATTGAAGAGTTGGAAAGCAAAGTGGGAGAGTTAGTTCAAAAGCAACAAACGGAATTAGAGCGCATTTCCAATCTGACACGCGAACAAGCGAAAGCAATTATTCTTGGTAAAGTGGAAAGTGAAATTTCTCATGAAATTGCCGTTATGGTAAAAGAAAGTGAAGTTCGCGCGAAAGAAGAGGCGGATAAGAAAGCAAAAGAGATTTTATCTCTTGCAATGCAAAGATGTGCAGCTGATCATGTTGCTGAAACAACCGTTTCGGTTGTAAATCTTCCAAACGACGAAATGAAGGGACGTATTATCGGGCGTGAGGGACGTAATATCCGTACGTTAGAAACGTTAACAGGTATTGACCTTATTATTGATGATACACCGGAAGCGGTAATCCTATCAGGATTTGATCCGATTCGTCGTGAAACAGCTCGTATCGCTCTTGATAAACTTGTACAAGATGGACGAATTCACCCAGCGCGTATTGAAGAGATGGTCGAAAAATCAAGACGTGAAGTGGATGAGTATATTCGTGAAGTCGGAGAGCAAACAACGTTTGAAGTGGGTGTTCACGGTTTACATCCAGATTTAATTAAGATTTTAGGTCGTTTAAAATACCGTACAAGCTATGGACAAAACGTCTTAAAACACTCTATGGAAGTAGCATACTTAACAGGACTTATGGCAGCGGAGCTTGGCGAGGATGAAAAACTAGCAAGACGTGCTGGTTTATTACATGATATCGGAAAAGCGATTGATCATGAAGTAGAAGGTAGCCACGTTGAAATTGGTGTCGAACTCGCAACGAAATACAAAGAGCATCCTGTTGTAATAAATAGTATCGCATCTCACCATGGAGATACAGAACCAACTTCTATCATTGCAGTTCTAGTTGCAGCAGCAGATGCATTATCAGCTGCACGACCAGGAGCTCGTAGTGAAACGCTTGAAAACTACATTCGTCGTCTTGAAAAGCTAGAAGAAATTTCAGAGTCTTATGAAGGCGTGGAAAAATCTTTTGCAATTCAAGCAGGACGTGAAGTTCGTATTCTGGTAAAACCAGATACAATCGATGATTTAGAAGCTCATCGTTTAGCTCGTGATATTCGAAAACGTATTGAAAATGAACTGGATTACCCAGGACATATTAAAGTAACTGTTATTCGTGAAACACGTGCAGTAGAATACGCAAAATAA
- the recA gene encoding recombinase RecA → MSDRQAALDMALKQIEKQFGKGSIMKLGEQAERRVSTVSSGSLALDVALGVGGYPRGRIIEIYGPESSGKTTVSLHAIAEVQRQGGQAAFIDAEHAMDPVYAQKLGVNIDELLLSQPDTGEQGLEIAEALVRSGAVDIIVIDSVAALVPKAEIEGDMGDSHVGLQARLMSQALRKLSGAINKSKTIAIFINQIREKVGVMFGNPETTPGGRALKFYSTVRLEVRRAEQLKQGNDIVGNKTKVKVVKNKVAPPFRVAEVDIMYGEGISREGEILDMASELDIVQKSGAWYSYNEERLGQGRENSKQFLKENTDLREEIAFFIREHHGIGEGSASENMEDGTLID, encoded by the coding sequence ATGAGTGATCGTCAAGCGGCATTAGATATGGCGTTAAAACAAATAGAGAAGCAATTTGGTAAAGGTTCAATTATGAAATTAGGAGAACAAGCGGAGCGTAGAGTTTCTACAGTTTCTAGTGGTTCTTTAGCACTTGATGTGGCATTAGGGGTAGGCGGATACCCACGCGGCCGTATTATCGAAATTTATGGACCTGAAAGTTCAGGTAAAACAACAGTTTCATTACATGCAATTGCAGAAGTACAGCGTCAAGGTGGACAAGCGGCGTTCATTGATGCGGAGCATGCAATGGATCCTGTATATGCACAAAAATTAGGTGTTAACATCGATGAATTACTATTATCACAACCTGATACAGGGGAGCAAGGATTAGAAATTGCAGAAGCACTTGTACGAAGTGGTGCCGTTGATATTATCGTAATTGACTCTGTAGCAGCTCTTGTACCGAAAGCAGAGATTGAAGGAGACATGGGTGACTCGCACGTAGGTTTACAAGCACGTTTAATGTCACAAGCACTTCGTAAGCTTTCGGGTGCAATTAATAAATCAAAAACAATCGCAATCTTTATTAACCAAATTCGTGAAAAAGTTGGGGTTATGTTCGGGAACCCAGAAACAACTCCAGGTGGTCGTGCGTTGAAATTCTATTCAACTGTTCGTCTTGAAGTGCGTCGTGCGGAGCAATTAAAGCAAGGTAACGACATCGTTGGTAATAAAACAAAAGTAAAAGTAGTTAAAAATAAAGTAGCACCACCATTCCGTGTTGCTGAAGTTGATATTATGTACGGAGAAGGTATTTCAAGAGAAGGTGAAATCTTAGATATGGCTTCTGAACTTGATATCGTTCAAAAGAGTGGTGCTTGGTACTCTTATAATGAAGAACGCTTAGGACAAGGACGTGAAAATTCGAAGCAGTTCTTAAAAGAAAATACGGATTTAAGAGAAGAAATTGCCTTCTTTATTCGTGAACATCATGGAATTGGTGAGGGTTCTGCTTCTGAAAACATGGAAGATGGAACTCTTATCGATTAA
- the cinA gene encoding competence/damage-inducible protein CinA has product MNAEIIAVGTELLLGQIANTNAQFLSEKLASIGINVYYHTVVGDNNSRLQKAIEVAEERADILIFTGGLGPTKDDLTKETIASSLEEELVYDEKALTSISDYFKRTGREFTENNKKQALVLSGSTVFANDHGMAPGMGLNKNGKVYILLPGPPKEMKPMYVSYVEPFLRNFTIGENIYSRVLRFFGIGESQLEVKVQDLIDGQTNPTIAPLANDGEVTLRLTAKHQNADEAEKLIQHMEDLILERVGEFFYGYDQEFLHYKAIELLKKKGLTLACAESLTGGLFGNQVTENAGVSSVFKGGVICYHNDVKQHVLHVPEEVLRTHGAVSKECARYLAENVKELLKADIGISFTGVAGPDASEQKEPGTVFVGLAIKNEPTVVFPLNLGGSRQQIKERSTKYGFYHLYKKLEEI; this is encoded by the coding sequence ATGAACGCTGAGATTATTGCGGTTGGAACGGAATTATTACTTGGACAAATTGCAAATACAAATGCCCAGTTTTTATCTGAAAAGTTAGCTTCAATCGGAATTAACGTGTACTACCATACTGTCGTTGGTGATAATAACAGTCGATTACAAAAGGCAATTGAAGTTGCTGAAGAACGCGCTGATATTCTTATTTTTACAGGTGGATTAGGACCGACAAAAGATGATTTAACGAAAGAAACAATCGCGTCTAGTTTAGAGGAAGAGCTTGTATATGATGAAAAAGCATTAACATCAATAAGCGATTATTTTAAGCGTACAGGACGTGAATTTACAGAGAATAATAAAAAGCAAGCACTCGTTTTAAGTGGATCAACCGTGTTTGCGAATGATCATGGCATGGCGCCTGGTATGGGATTGAATAAGAACGGAAAAGTTTATATTTTATTACCAGGACCACCGAAAGAGATGAAGCCGATGTATGTAAGTTATGTAGAGCCTTTTTTACGTAACTTTACAATAGGAGAAAACATTTATTCTCGTGTGCTTCGCTTCTTCGGGATTGGGGAATCCCAATTAGAGGTGAAAGTTCAAGATTTAATTGATGGACAAACGAATCCGACAATCGCCCCACTTGCAAATGATGGAGAAGTGACATTGCGTTTAACGGCCAAACATCAAAATGCTGATGAGGCGGAGAAACTAATTCAGCATATGGAAGATTTGATTTTAGAAAGAGTAGGAGAATTTTTCTACGGATATGACCAAGAGTTTCTGCATTATAAGGCGATAGAGTTATTGAAGAAAAAAGGATTAACTTTAGCGTGTGCAGAAAGTTTAACAGGTGGTCTCTTCGGAAATCAAGTAACAGAAAATGCAGGTGTGTCTTCAGTATTTAAAGGCGGTGTCATTTGTTATCATAATGATGTGAAGCAACATGTTTTACATGTGCCTGAAGAAGTGTTGCGTACTCATGGTGCAGTTAGTAAAGAATGTGCTCGTTACCTTGCTGAAAATGTTAAGGAACTATTAAAAGCAGATATCGGAATTAGTTTCACTGGGGTAGCAGGACCAGACGCTTCAGAACAGAAAGAGCCGGGAACAGTATTTGTTGGGTTGGCGATTAAGAATGAACCAACTGTAGTCTTTCCTCTTAATTTAGGTGGAAGTCGTCAACAAATTAAGGAACGCTCAACGAAATATGGATTTTATCATTTATATAAAAAGCTAGAAGAGATATGA
- the pgsA gene encoding CDP-diacylglycerol--glycerol-3-phosphate 3-phosphatidyltransferase, whose protein sequence is MNLPNKITISRICLIPIFMIIMLAPFDWGVYTIGDVDLPIQHLVGALIFIIASATDWIDGHFARKYNLVTNLGKFLDPLADKLLVSAALITLVEMQYVPAWIVIVIISREFAVTGLRLVLAGTGEVVAANQLGKIKTWTQIIAIAAYLLHDVPLNLLHIPVADIFIWIALIFTVISGWDYFWKNRAAFVNSK, encoded by the coding sequence GTGAATTTACCAAATAAAATTACAATATCTCGAATCTGCTTAATTCCAATTTTTATGATAATTATGTTAGCTCCCTTTGATTGGGGTGTATATACAATTGGAGATGTAGATTTACCGATTCAACATTTAGTAGGAGCCCTTATTTTTATCATTGCTTCAGCTACAGATTGGATTGATGGACATTTTGCAAGGAAGTATAACCTTGTAACAAATCTAGGGAAGTTTCTTGATCCGTTAGCAGATAAGTTACTTGTTTCAGCAGCGCTTATCACATTAGTAGAAATGCAATATGTGCCAGCTTGGATTGTTATCGTAATTATTAGCCGTGAATTTGCAGTAACGGGTTTACGTCTTGTATTAGCGGGAACAGGAGAGGTTGTTGCAGCGAATCAGTTAGGGAAAATTAAGACATGGACACAAATTATTGCGATTGCAGCGTATTTACTACATGATGTACCATTAAATTTACTTCATATTCCAGTTGCAGATATTTTCATTTGGATTGCATTAATCTTTACCGTTATTTCAGGATGGGATTATTTCTGGAAAAATAGAGCTGCTTTTGTAAACTCAAAATAG
- a CDS encoding helix-turn-helix domain-containing protein, with protein MAELGQRLKEAREAKGFSIDQLYEITKIQKRYLVTIEEGDYSILPGAFYARAFIKQYADAVGLNGEELLVEYQSTIPQSENHEVPIVSTGQKTQETMQKASSLPIADHMPKILIALLVIAFGVAIWFVVQMLAGKDDGQVKDSKSEQIEVQKAKNSPLDAKKDEVKAEEPKKEEPKKEEPKKEEQAQQPPAGENEIKVLGTSGKVSTFEIHNNKTLELEITAKGASYVGVKDDAGSDIFNGTLQEGQTEKRDLSTVKEVHLNIGSAPNVDIKLNGQAVTFPLDPEKEYHQRLVIKNQGMGQPAQ; from the coding sequence GTGGCGGAATTAGGACAAAGGCTGAAGGAAGCAAGAGAAGCAAAAGGCTTTTCTATTGATCAGCTATATGAGATTACAAAAATTCAAAAACGTTATTTAGTAACGATTGAAGAGGGCGATTACAGTATATTGCCAGGTGCTTTTTATGCGCGTGCATTTATTAAGCAATATGCAGACGCTGTTGGATTAAATGGAGAGGAATTGCTAGTAGAGTATCAAAGTACGATACCGCAATCTGAAAATCACGAAGTTCCGATAGTATCGACGGGACAAAAGACACAGGAGACAATGCAAAAAGCATCGTCATTACCAATTGCAGACCATATGCCGAAAATTTTAATTGCATTATTGGTAATTGCATTTGGAGTAGCAATTTGGTTTGTTGTTCAAATGTTAGCTGGAAAAGATGATGGACAAGTAAAAGATAGTAAAAGTGAGCAAATTGAGGTTCAAAAAGCAAAAAATTCTCCGTTAGATGCGAAAAAAGATGAAGTGAAAGCGGAAGAACCGAAAAAAGAAGAACCGAAAAAAGAAGAGCCAAAGAAAGAAGAGCAAGCACAGCAACCACCAGCTGGAGAAAATGAAATAAAAGTGCTTGGAACAAGCGGTAAGGTATCTACTTTTGAGATTCATAATAATAAAACATTAGAACTGGAAATTACAGCAAAGGGCGCAAGTTATGTCGGTGTTAAAGATGACGCAGGTAGTGACATTTTTAACGGGACATTACAAGAAGGTCAAACAGAAAAGCGTGATTTATCAACAGTAAAAGAAGTGCATCTTAATATTGGGAGCGCACCAAATGTTGACATTAAACTGAATGGCCAAGCCGTTACTTTCCCATTGGATCCAGAAAAGGAATATCATCAAAGATTGGTGATAAAAAACCAAGGGATGGGGCAACCTGCACAATAA
- a CDS encoding DUF3388 domain-containing protein: MIEWYFEYEIHKNRPGLLGDVSSLIGMLGINIVTINGVDNARRGLLLMCDNQEQISRLESILNTMDNITVTKYRPPKLRDRLAVRHGRYIQRDADDKKTFRFVRDELGLLVDFMAELMKKEGHKLIGIRGMPRVGKTESIVAASVCANKRWLFVSSTLIKQTVRSQLIEDEYSDDNIFILDGIVSTKRANERHWQLVREIMRLPATKVVEHPDVFVSQSEYTLDDFDYIIELRNDYDEEIQYNLVDEIEQGAQNNFSMFDF; this comes from the coding sequence ATGATTGAATGGTATTTTGAATATGAAATACATAAAAACCGACCTGGCTTGCTTGGTGACGTTTCTTCGTTAATCGGTATGCTTGGCATTAATATTGTCACAATTAATGGTGTAGATAATGCAAGGCGTGGACTTTTGCTCATGTGCGATAATCAAGAACAAATCTCTAGACTTGAATCAATTTTAAATACGATGGATAATATAACGGTAACGAAATATCGTCCGCCAAAGCTTAGAGACAGGCTAGCAGTTAGACACGGTAGGTACATACAACGCGACGCAGATGATAAGAAGACATTTCGATTCGTACGTGATGAACTAGGATTACTTGTTGATTTTATGGCAGAATTAATGAAAAAAGAGGGTCATAAACTTATTGGAATTCGAGGGATGCCTCGTGTAGGGAAAACAGAATCCATTGTAGCCGCAAGTGTTTGTGCAAATAAGCGTTGGTTATTTGTTTCATCCACTCTCATTAAGCAAACTGTACGTAGTCAGTTGATTGAAGATGAGTATAGCGACGATAATATTTTTATACTAGATGGTATTGTTTCAACAAAGCGTGCAAATGAAAGACATTGGCAGCTCGTTCGTGAAATTATGAGGTTACCTGCCACTAAGGTTGTGGAGCATCCAGATGTATTTGTGAGTCAATCAGAATATACACTTGATGATTTTGATTATATTATTGAATTGCGTAACGATTATGATGAAGAAATTCAATATAATTTAGTAGATGAAATTGAGCAAGGTGCGCAAAATAATTTCTCTATGTTTGACTTTTAA
- a CDS encoding DUF3243 domain-containing protein has translation MSVLENFDQWKSFLGERLEQAQGKGLDGGAVSDMAFRVGDYLANEVEARNDQEKLLAELWKVADEQEQHTIANLMVKFVQHK, from the coding sequence ATGTCAGTGTTAGAAAACTTTGATCAATGGAAGAGCTTTTTAGGTGAGCGTTTAGAACAAGCGCAAGGAAAGGGGCTTGACGGTGGTGCTGTATCAGATATGGCATTTCGCGTTGGAGATTACCTTGCTAACGAAGTAGAGGCTCGTAACGATCAGGAAAAACTATTAGCTGAGCTTTGGAAAGTTGCTGATGAGCAAGAGCAACATACAATTGCAAATTTAATGGTGAAATTTGTGCAACATAAATAA
- the ymfI gene encoding elongation factor P 5-aminopentanone reductase — translation MKKYALVTGGSGGIGSAISKQLVEEGYTVYIHYNKSEEKVRELQSRFGEVIPVQANLASRDGAKELWEQVQHPIDVIVYAAGKSIFGLVTDVTDEELDEMVELQVKSVYRLLSMVLPSMIQRRSGNVVLISSIWGQIGASCEVLYSMVKGAQNSYVKALAKEVSLSGLRVNAVSPGAIETEMLSVFSEEDKTEIAEDIPLGRIGLPEDVAKTVSFLVSPGASYITGQIIGVNGGWHC, via the coding sequence ATGAAAAAGTATGCATTAGTAACTGGAGGGAGCGGAGGAATTGGCTCTGCTATTTCAAAACAATTAGTTGAAGAGGGTTATACAGTATATATTCATTACAATAAAAGTGAAGAGAAAGTAAGGGAATTACAAAGTAGGTTTGGTGAAGTAATTCCTGTTCAAGCGAATTTAGCATCTAGAGATGGTGCGAAAGAATTGTGGGAGCAAGTGCAACATCCGATTGATGTTATTGTGTATGCAGCGGGAAAGAGTATATTTGGTTTAGTAACAGATGTTACAGACGAAGAATTGGATGAAATGGTGGAACTGCAAGTGAAAAGTGTGTATAGGCTTTTATCCATGGTGCTTCCATCAATGATTCAACGAAGAAGTGGTAACGTTGTACTTATTTCGTCTATATGGGGACAAATTGGTGCGTCCTGTGAAGTACTTTACTCAATGGTGAAAGGCGCACAAAATTCCTATGTGAAGGCTTTGGCGAAGGAAGTTTCTTTAAGTGGATTACGTGTAAATGCTGTATCACCAGGTGCAATTGAAACTGAAATGTTAAGTGTCTTTTCAGAAGAGGATAAAACTGAAATTGCTGAAGATATTCCGTTAGGTAGAATAGGATTACCTGAAGATGTGGCAAAAACTGTTTCCTTCCTCGTATCACCAGGAGCTTCTTATATAACAGGACAAATTATCGGAGTCAATGGTGGGTGGCACTGTTAA
- the yfmH gene encoding EF-P 5-aminopentanol modification-associated protein YfmH — protein sequence MEKIVYEQLKETLYYEKLPNGLDVYILPKQGFNKTFATFTTKYGSVDNTFVPLGKEEMTRVPDGIAHFLEHKLFEKEDHDAFQLFSKQGASANAFTSFTRTAYLFSCTSNVEQNLNTLLNFVQEPYFSEKTVEKEKGIIGQEIQMYQDNPDWRLYFGLIDSLFVKHPIKIDIAGTIESISKITKDLLYECYETFYHPSNMLLFVVGAIDPEKTMNLIRDNQAKKDYKNQPEIVRSFEEEPEEVNEKKKIISMPVQTPKCLVGIKGIHLKEKGEELLKQEIALTLLLDYLFGKGSVHYESLYNEGLIDESFSYDYTEENNFGFAMVGGDTKQPDELAERLKGILLQTNYNQLDEAALERVKKKKIGGFLRSLNSPEYIANQFTRYAFNESSLFDALTVLEGLTVQDLQEAAKALLSEEKMSVCQVLPKK from the coding sequence ATGGAGAAAATTGTTTATGAACAATTAAAAGAAACACTCTATTATGAAAAACTTCCTAACGGATTAGATGTATATATTTTACCGAAGCAAGGATTTAACAAAACCTTTGCAACATTTACAACGAAATATGGTTCCGTTGATAATACATTTGTTCCACTTGGAAAAGAAGAAATGACTCGTGTGCCAGATGGGATTGCTCATTTCCTTGAGCATAAACTGTTTGAAAAAGAGGATCACGACGCATTTCAATTATTTAGTAAACAAGGGGCGTCAGCAAATGCTTTTACTTCCTTTACAAGAACAGCCTATCTCTTTTCGTGTACATCAAATGTGGAGCAAAATTTGAATACGTTGTTAAATTTTGTTCAAGAACCGTATTTCTCTGAAAAAACGGTTGAAAAAGAGAAGGGGATTATTGGGCAAGAAATTCAAATGTATCAAGATAACCCAGATTGGCGATTATACTTTGGATTAATCGATAGTTTATTTGTGAAGCATCCAATTAAGATTGACATTGCAGGAACAATTGAGTCTATTAGCAAAATTACTAAAGATTTATTGTATGAGTGCTATGAAACGTTTTATCATCCGAGCAATATGCTGTTGTTTGTTGTGGGAGCGATTGATCCGGAGAAAACAATGAATTTAATACGTGATAATCAGGCGAAAAAAGATTATAAAAATCAGCCGGAGATTGTACGTTCATTTGAAGAGGAGCCAGAAGAGGTAAATGAAAAGAAAAAAATTATTTCAATGCCTGTTCAAACACCGAAATGTTTAGTTGGGATAAAGGGGATTCATTTAAAAGAAAAAGGGGAAGAGCTTTTAAAACAAGAGATTGCGCTTACACTGCTTTTAGATTACTTATTTGGAAAAGGCTCAGTTCATTATGAATCGTTATATAATGAAGGGCTTATTGATGAATCATTCTCATATGACTATACAGAAGAAAATAATTTTGGCTTTGCGATGGTTGGTGGTGACACGAAACAGCCTGATGAATTAGCTGAGCGATTAAAAGGTATTTTATTACAAACGAATTATAATCAGTTGGATGAAGCGGCGCTAGAGCGTGTGAAGAAAAAGAAAATCGGTGGTTTCTTACGATCATTGAACTCACCTGAGTATATTGCAAATCAATTTACACGATATGCGTTTAATGAATCTAGTTTATTTGATGCTCTTACAGTGTTAGAAGGGTTAACTGTTCAAGATTTACAAGAAGCAGCAAAAGCATTGTTATCTGAAGAAAAAATGAGTGTTTGTCAAGTTTTACCGAAAAAATAA